One Neomonachus schauinslandi chromosome 9, ASM220157v2, whole genome shotgun sequence DNA segment encodes these proteins:
- the PLA2G4F gene encoding cytosolic phospholipase A2 zeta isoform X1: MHWVLWPRWLAGKGLPLLGAVLLHKREKRGPQWRQWRQETHPYYDLQVKVLRARNIQGTDLLSKADCYVQLCLPTASSSPTRTRMVANCSDPKWNETFHYQIHGAVKNVLELTLYDKDILDSDQLSLLLFDLRSLKPGQPYRHTFLLNHQDLQELQVEFVLEKSQVPASEVITNGVLVAHPCLRIQGTLGEDGTAPHREYGSRQIQLTVPGAYEKPQFLPLQPPKEGGLPATFTFHVNPVISSRLDVDLGEKLTVLQGDPSAELETQTSKLGDGGILLSSLALGQEERHFVDLGEDQEVVLSMKAEMSSGDLDLRLGFGLCDGEQEFLDKRKQIVSKALQRMLGLSQAPDSSQVPVVAVLGSGGGTRAMSSLYGSLAGLQELGLLDTVTYLSGVSGSTWCISTLYRDPAWSQVALQGPIEHAQARVCSSKMGAMSLERLQYYAQELGSLEGSGHSVSLIDLWGLLIEYFLYQEENPARLSDQQEAVSQGQNPYPIYASINVLTHISGEDFAEWCEFTPHEVGFPKYGAYVPTELFGSEFFMGHLLKPWPEPRICYLQGMWGSAFAASVEEIFLKTAGSGLSFLDGHRGKVNITDDSQKLQLHGPTRLQTRLFTPQGPFSQAVLDIFTSRFTSAENLNFTRGLCLHKDYVAGREFMAWKATHPDAFPNQLTPMRDCLCLVDGGFAINSPFPLNLLPQRAVDLILSFDYSLEAPFEVLQMTEKYCLDRGIPFPRIEVLPEDLEEPRECYVFAKTKDARSPIVLHFPLVNRTFRTHLAPGVERQTAEEKAFGDFVVNGSDTPYGMMNFTYEPEEFERLVALSRYNVLNNAETVRHALRLALEQRQAGDRAGADQAGGEDREGE, translated from the exons ATGCACTGGGTGCTCTGGCCAAGGTGGCTGGCAGGCAAGGGGCTGCCCCTCCTGGGGGCAGTGCTGCTGcataagagagagaagaggggaccTCAGTGGAGGCAATGGCGG CAGGAAACCCACCCATACTATGACCTCCAGGTGAAGGTGCTGAGGGCCAGAAATATCCAGGGCACAGATCTGC TGTCCAAAGCCGATTGCTACGTGCAGCTGTGCCTGCCCACTGCGTCCTCCAGCCCCACCCGGACAAGGATGGTGGCCAACTGCAGTGACCCCAAGTGGAACGAGACCTTCCACTACCAGATCCACGGTGCTGTGAAA AATGTTCTGGAGCTCACCCTCTATGATAAGGATATCTTGGACAGTGACCAGCTCTCCCTGCTACTGTTTGACCTGAGGAGCCTCAAGCCTGGCCAACCCTACAGACACACCTTCCTACTCAACCACCAG GACTTACAGGAGCTGCAGGTGGAATTTGTTCTCGAGAAGAG CCAGGTGCCCGCATCTGAAGTCATCACCAATGGGGTCCTGGTG GCTCACCCCTGTCTGAGAATCCAGGGCACCCTCGGGGAAGATGGCACAGCCCCACATCGAGAGTATG GCTCTAGGCAGATTCAGCTGACAGTGCCTGGGGCCTACGAGAAGCCACAGTTCTTGCCCCTGCAACCCCCCAAAGAGGGAGGCCTGCCAGCCACCTTCACCTTCCACGTGAATCCAGTGATCAGCTCCAGGCTGGATGTGGACCTAGGGGAGAAGCTCACAGTGCTGCAG GGTGACCCAAGTGCTGAGCTAGAGACCCAGACCAGCAAGCTGGGTGACGGGGGCATCCTGCTCTCTTCTTTGGCCTTAGGCCAGGAGGAAAGGCATTTCGTGGACCTGGGGGAG GACCAGGAGGTGGTTCTGAGTATGAAGGCAGAAATGAG CTCTGGAGACCTTGACCTGCGCCTTGGCTTTGGCCTGTGTGACGGGGAACAGGAGTTTCTGGACAAGAGGAAGCAGATCGTGTCCAAGGCCCTACAGCGGATGCTGGGATTGAGCCAGGCTCCTGACAGTAGCCAG GTGCCTGTGGTGGCTGTGCTGGGTTCGGGAGGTGGGACCCGAGCAATGTCTTCCCTGTACGGCAGCCTGGCAGGGCTGCAGGAACTCGGCCTCCTGGACACCGTGACCTACCTGAGTGGGGTCTCTGGGTCTACCTG GTGCATCTCCACCCTCTACCGAGACCCAGCCTGGTCCCAGGTGGCCTTGCAGGGCCCCATTGAACATGCCCAGGCTCGGGTCTGCAGCAGTAAGATGGGGGCCATGTCCCTGGAGCGCCTACAGTACTACGCCCAGGAACTGGGGAGCCTGGAAGGCAGTGGCCACAGTGTTTCCCTCATCGACCTCTGGGGTCTCCTCATTGAGTATTTCCTCTACCAGGAG GAAAACCCCGCCAGGCTGTCTGACCAGCAGGAGGCCGTCAGCCAGGGCCAGAACCCTTACCCTATCTACGCCAGCATCAATGTCCTCACCCACATCAGCGGGGAAGACTTCGcag AGTGGTGCGAGTTCACCCCCCACGAGGTCGGCTTCCCCAAGTATGGGGCTTACGTCCCCACTGAGCTCTTTGGCTCTGAGTTCTTCATGGGGCATCTGCTGAAGCCCTGGCCCGAGCCCCGGATCTGCTACCTGCAGG GTATGTGGGGCAGTGCCTTTGCAGCCAGCGTGGAGGAGATCTTCCTGAAGACTGCGGGCTCAGGCCTCAGCTTCTTGGACGGGCACAGAGGGAAAGTAAACATCACAG ATGACAGCCAGAAGCTCCAGCTGCATGGCCCCACACGTCTGCAGACCAGGCTCTTCACCCCCCAGGGCCCCTTCTCCCAGGCTGTGCTGGACATATTCACCTCCCGCTTTACCTCCGCGGAGAACTTGAATTTCACCAGGGGCCTCTGCCTACACAAAGACTACGTAGCTGGCCGGGAGTTCATGGCCTGGAAAG CTACGCACCCTGATGCCTTCCCCAACCAGCTCACTCCCATGCGGGACTGCCTGTGCCTGGTAGATGGGGGCTTTGCCATCAACTCTCCATTCCCACTGAACCTGCTGCCCCAGAGAGCGGTGGACCTCATTTTGTCCTTTGACTACTCCCTGGAGGCCCCTTTTGAG GTCCTACAGATGACAGAGAAGTACTGCCTGGACCGAGGCATCCCCTTCCCAAGGATTGAGGTGCTCCCTGAGGACTTGGAGGAGCCCCGCGAGTGCTACGTGTTCGCCAAGACCAAGGACGCCCGCTCACCCATCGTGCTACACTTCCCCCTTGTCAACCGTACCTTCCGCACACACCTGGCCCCAG GTGTGGAGCGACAAACAGCTGAGGAGAAGGCCTTCGGGGACTTCGTCGTCAACGGGTCAGACACTCCCTATGGCATGATGAACTTCACCTATGAGCCTGAGGAGTTTGAGCGGCTGGTGGCTCTGAGTCGATACAATGTTCTGAACAACGCGGAGACCGTGAGACACGCCCTACGGCTGGCTCTGGAGCAGCGGcaggctggggacagggctggaGCTGACCAGGCTGGAGGGGAGGACCGTGAGGGAGAGTAG
- the PLA2G4F gene encoding cytosolic phospholipase A2 zeta isoform X2 → MHWVLWPRWLAGKGLPLLGAVLLHKREKRGPQWRQWRETHPYYDLQVKVLRARNIQGTDLLSKADCYVQLCLPTASSSPTRTRMVANCSDPKWNETFHYQIHGAVKNVLELTLYDKDILDSDQLSLLLFDLRSLKPGQPYRHTFLLNHQDLQELQVEFVLEKSQVPASEVITNGVLVAHPCLRIQGTLGEDGTAPHREYGSRQIQLTVPGAYEKPQFLPLQPPKEGGLPATFTFHVNPVISSRLDVDLGEKLTVLQGDPSAELETQTSKLGDGGILLSSLALGQEERHFVDLGEDQEVVLSMKAEMSSGDLDLRLGFGLCDGEQEFLDKRKQIVSKALQRMLGLSQAPDSSQVPVVAVLGSGGGTRAMSSLYGSLAGLQELGLLDTVTYLSGVSGSTWCISTLYRDPAWSQVALQGPIEHAQARVCSSKMGAMSLERLQYYAQELGSLEGSGHSVSLIDLWGLLIEYFLYQEENPARLSDQQEAVSQGQNPYPIYASINVLTHISGEDFAEWCEFTPHEVGFPKYGAYVPTELFGSEFFMGHLLKPWPEPRICYLQGMWGSAFAASVEEIFLKTAGSGLSFLDGHRGKVNITDDSQKLQLHGPTRLQTRLFTPQGPFSQAVLDIFTSRFTSAENLNFTRGLCLHKDYVAGREFMAWKATHPDAFPNQLTPMRDCLCLVDGGFAINSPFPLNLLPQRAVDLILSFDYSLEAPFEVLQMTEKYCLDRGIPFPRIEVLPEDLEEPRECYVFAKTKDARSPIVLHFPLVNRTFRTHLAPGVERQTAEEKAFGDFVVNGSDTPYGMMNFTYEPEEFERLVALSRYNVLNNAETVRHALRLALEQRQAGDRAGADQAGGEDREGE, encoded by the exons ATGCACTGGGTGCTCTGGCCAAGGTGGCTGGCAGGCAAGGGGCTGCCCCTCCTGGGGGCAGTGCTGCTGcataagagagagaagaggggaccTCAGTGGAGGCAATGGCGG GAAACCCACCCATACTATGACCTCCAGGTGAAGGTGCTGAGGGCCAGAAATATCCAGGGCACAGATCTGC TGTCCAAAGCCGATTGCTACGTGCAGCTGTGCCTGCCCACTGCGTCCTCCAGCCCCACCCGGACAAGGATGGTGGCCAACTGCAGTGACCCCAAGTGGAACGAGACCTTCCACTACCAGATCCACGGTGCTGTGAAA AATGTTCTGGAGCTCACCCTCTATGATAAGGATATCTTGGACAGTGACCAGCTCTCCCTGCTACTGTTTGACCTGAGGAGCCTCAAGCCTGGCCAACCCTACAGACACACCTTCCTACTCAACCACCAG GACTTACAGGAGCTGCAGGTGGAATTTGTTCTCGAGAAGAG CCAGGTGCCCGCATCTGAAGTCATCACCAATGGGGTCCTGGTG GCTCACCCCTGTCTGAGAATCCAGGGCACCCTCGGGGAAGATGGCACAGCCCCACATCGAGAGTATG GCTCTAGGCAGATTCAGCTGACAGTGCCTGGGGCCTACGAGAAGCCACAGTTCTTGCCCCTGCAACCCCCCAAAGAGGGAGGCCTGCCAGCCACCTTCACCTTCCACGTGAATCCAGTGATCAGCTCCAGGCTGGATGTGGACCTAGGGGAGAAGCTCACAGTGCTGCAG GGTGACCCAAGTGCTGAGCTAGAGACCCAGACCAGCAAGCTGGGTGACGGGGGCATCCTGCTCTCTTCTTTGGCCTTAGGCCAGGAGGAAAGGCATTTCGTGGACCTGGGGGAG GACCAGGAGGTGGTTCTGAGTATGAAGGCAGAAATGAG CTCTGGAGACCTTGACCTGCGCCTTGGCTTTGGCCTGTGTGACGGGGAACAGGAGTTTCTGGACAAGAGGAAGCAGATCGTGTCCAAGGCCCTACAGCGGATGCTGGGATTGAGCCAGGCTCCTGACAGTAGCCAG GTGCCTGTGGTGGCTGTGCTGGGTTCGGGAGGTGGGACCCGAGCAATGTCTTCCCTGTACGGCAGCCTGGCAGGGCTGCAGGAACTCGGCCTCCTGGACACCGTGACCTACCTGAGTGGGGTCTCTGGGTCTACCTG GTGCATCTCCACCCTCTACCGAGACCCAGCCTGGTCCCAGGTGGCCTTGCAGGGCCCCATTGAACATGCCCAGGCTCGGGTCTGCAGCAGTAAGATGGGGGCCATGTCCCTGGAGCGCCTACAGTACTACGCCCAGGAACTGGGGAGCCTGGAAGGCAGTGGCCACAGTGTTTCCCTCATCGACCTCTGGGGTCTCCTCATTGAGTATTTCCTCTACCAGGAG GAAAACCCCGCCAGGCTGTCTGACCAGCAGGAGGCCGTCAGCCAGGGCCAGAACCCTTACCCTATCTACGCCAGCATCAATGTCCTCACCCACATCAGCGGGGAAGACTTCGcag AGTGGTGCGAGTTCACCCCCCACGAGGTCGGCTTCCCCAAGTATGGGGCTTACGTCCCCACTGAGCTCTTTGGCTCTGAGTTCTTCATGGGGCATCTGCTGAAGCCCTGGCCCGAGCCCCGGATCTGCTACCTGCAGG GTATGTGGGGCAGTGCCTTTGCAGCCAGCGTGGAGGAGATCTTCCTGAAGACTGCGGGCTCAGGCCTCAGCTTCTTGGACGGGCACAGAGGGAAAGTAAACATCACAG ATGACAGCCAGAAGCTCCAGCTGCATGGCCCCACACGTCTGCAGACCAGGCTCTTCACCCCCCAGGGCCCCTTCTCCCAGGCTGTGCTGGACATATTCACCTCCCGCTTTACCTCCGCGGAGAACTTGAATTTCACCAGGGGCCTCTGCCTACACAAAGACTACGTAGCTGGCCGGGAGTTCATGGCCTGGAAAG CTACGCACCCTGATGCCTTCCCCAACCAGCTCACTCCCATGCGGGACTGCCTGTGCCTGGTAGATGGGGGCTTTGCCATCAACTCTCCATTCCCACTGAACCTGCTGCCCCAGAGAGCGGTGGACCTCATTTTGTCCTTTGACTACTCCCTGGAGGCCCCTTTTGAG GTCCTACAGATGACAGAGAAGTACTGCCTGGACCGAGGCATCCCCTTCCCAAGGATTGAGGTGCTCCCTGAGGACTTGGAGGAGCCCCGCGAGTGCTACGTGTTCGCCAAGACCAAGGACGCCCGCTCACCCATCGTGCTACACTTCCCCCTTGTCAACCGTACCTTCCGCACACACCTGGCCCCAG GTGTGGAGCGACAAACAGCTGAGGAGAAGGCCTTCGGGGACTTCGTCGTCAACGGGTCAGACACTCCCTATGGCATGATGAACTTCACCTATGAGCCTGAGGAGTTTGAGCGGCTGGTGGCTCTGAGTCGATACAATGTTCTGAACAACGCGGAGACCGTGAGACACGCCCTACGGCTGGCTCTGGAGCAGCGGcaggctggggacagggctggaGCTGACCAGGCTGGAGGGGAGGACCGTGAGGGAGAGTAG
- the PLA2G4F gene encoding cytosolic phospholipase A2 zeta isoform X3, with translation MHWVLWPRWLAGKGLPLLGAVLLHKREKRGPQWRQWRQETHPYYDLQVKVLRARNIQGTDLLSKADCYVQLCLPTASSSPTRTRMVANCSDPKWNETFHYQIHGAVKNVLELTLYDKDILDSDQLSLLLFDLRSLKPGQPYRHTFLLNHQDLQELQVEFVLEKSQVPASEVITNGVLVAHPCLRIQGTLGEDGTAPHREYGSRQIQLTVPGAYEKPQFLPLQPPKEGGLPATFTFHVNPVISSRLDVDLGEKLTVLQGDPSAELETQTSKLGDGGILLSSLALGQEERHFVDLGEDQEVVLSMKAEMSSGDLDLRLGFGLCDGEQEFLDKRKQIVSKALQRMLGLSQAPDSSQVPVVAVLGSGGGTRAMSSLYGSLAGLQELGLLDTVTYLSGVSGSTWCISTLYRDPAWSQVALQGPIEHAQARVCSSKMGAMSLERLQYYAQELGSLEGSGHSVSLIDLWGLLIEYFLYQEENPARLSDQQEAVSQGQNPYPIYASINVLTHISGEDFAEWCEFTPHEVGFPKYGAYVPTELFGSEFFMGHLLKPWPEPRICYLQGMWGSAFAASVEEIFLKTAGSGLSFLDGHRGKVNITDDSQKLQLHGPTRLQTRLFTPQGPFSQAVLDIFTSRFTSAENLNFTRGLCLHKDYVAGREFMAWKATHPDAFPNQLTPMRDCLCLVDGGFAINSPFPLNLLPQRAVDLILSFDYSLEAPFEVLQMTEKYCLDRGIPFPRIEVLPEDLEEPRECYVFAKTKDARSPIVLHFPLVNRTFRTHLAPGVERQTAEEKAFGDFVVNGSDTPYGMMNFTYEPEEFERLVALSRYNVLNNAETLYQRFLAVLADLQEKKGR, from the exons ATGCACTGGGTGCTCTGGCCAAGGTGGCTGGCAGGCAAGGGGCTGCCCCTCCTGGGGGCAGTGCTGCTGcataagagagagaagaggggaccTCAGTGGAGGCAATGGCGG CAGGAAACCCACCCATACTATGACCTCCAGGTGAAGGTGCTGAGGGCCAGAAATATCCAGGGCACAGATCTGC TGTCCAAAGCCGATTGCTACGTGCAGCTGTGCCTGCCCACTGCGTCCTCCAGCCCCACCCGGACAAGGATGGTGGCCAACTGCAGTGACCCCAAGTGGAACGAGACCTTCCACTACCAGATCCACGGTGCTGTGAAA AATGTTCTGGAGCTCACCCTCTATGATAAGGATATCTTGGACAGTGACCAGCTCTCCCTGCTACTGTTTGACCTGAGGAGCCTCAAGCCTGGCCAACCCTACAGACACACCTTCCTACTCAACCACCAG GACTTACAGGAGCTGCAGGTGGAATTTGTTCTCGAGAAGAG CCAGGTGCCCGCATCTGAAGTCATCACCAATGGGGTCCTGGTG GCTCACCCCTGTCTGAGAATCCAGGGCACCCTCGGGGAAGATGGCACAGCCCCACATCGAGAGTATG GCTCTAGGCAGATTCAGCTGACAGTGCCTGGGGCCTACGAGAAGCCACAGTTCTTGCCCCTGCAACCCCCCAAAGAGGGAGGCCTGCCAGCCACCTTCACCTTCCACGTGAATCCAGTGATCAGCTCCAGGCTGGATGTGGACCTAGGGGAGAAGCTCACAGTGCTGCAG GGTGACCCAAGTGCTGAGCTAGAGACCCAGACCAGCAAGCTGGGTGACGGGGGCATCCTGCTCTCTTCTTTGGCCTTAGGCCAGGAGGAAAGGCATTTCGTGGACCTGGGGGAG GACCAGGAGGTGGTTCTGAGTATGAAGGCAGAAATGAG CTCTGGAGACCTTGACCTGCGCCTTGGCTTTGGCCTGTGTGACGGGGAACAGGAGTTTCTGGACAAGAGGAAGCAGATCGTGTCCAAGGCCCTACAGCGGATGCTGGGATTGAGCCAGGCTCCTGACAGTAGCCAG GTGCCTGTGGTGGCTGTGCTGGGTTCGGGAGGTGGGACCCGAGCAATGTCTTCCCTGTACGGCAGCCTGGCAGGGCTGCAGGAACTCGGCCTCCTGGACACCGTGACCTACCTGAGTGGGGTCTCTGGGTCTACCTG GTGCATCTCCACCCTCTACCGAGACCCAGCCTGGTCCCAGGTGGCCTTGCAGGGCCCCATTGAACATGCCCAGGCTCGGGTCTGCAGCAGTAAGATGGGGGCCATGTCCCTGGAGCGCCTACAGTACTACGCCCAGGAACTGGGGAGCCTGGAAGGCAGTGGCCACAGTGTTTCCCTCATCGACCTCTGGGGTCTCCTCATTGAGTATTTCCTCTACCAGGAG GAAAACCCCGCCAGGCTGTCTGACCAGCAGGAGGCCGTCAGCCAGGGCCAGAACCCTTACCCTATCTACGCCAGCATCAATGTCCTCACCCACATCAGCGGGGAAGACTTCGcag AGTGGTGCGAGTTCACCCCCCACGAGGTCGGCTTCCCCAAGTATGGGGCTTACGTCCCCACTGAGCTCTTTGGCTCTGAGTTCTTCATGGGGCATCTGCTGAAGCCCTGGCCCGAGCCCCGGATCTGCTACCTGCAGG GTATGTGGGGCAGTGCCTTTGCAGCCAGCGTGGAGGAGATCTTCCTGAAGACTGCGGGCTCAGGCCTCAGCTTCTTGGACGGGCACAGAGGGAAAGTAAACATCACAG ATGACAGCCAGAAGCTCCAGCTGCATGGCCCCACACGTCTGCAGACCAGGCTCTTCACCCCCCAGGGCCCCTTCTCCCAGGCTGTGCTGGACATATTCACCTCCCGCTTTACCTCCGCGGAGAACTTGAATTTCACCAGGGGCCTCTGCCTACACAAAGACTACGTAGCTGGCCGGGAGTTCATGGCCTGGAAAG CTACGCACCCTGATGCCTTCCCCAACCAGCTCACTCCCATGCGGGACTGCCTGTGCCTGGTAGATGGGGGCTTTGCCATCAACTCTCCATTCCCACTGAACCTGCTGCCCCAGAGAGCGGTGGACCTCATTTTGTCCTTTGACTACTCCCTGGAGGCCCCTTTTGAG GTCCTACAGATGACAGAGAAGTACTGCCTGGACCGAGGCATCCCCTTCCCAAGGATTGAGGTGCTCCCTGAGGACTTGGAGGAGCCCCGCGAGTGCTACGTGTTCGCCAAGACCAAGGACGCCCGCTCACCCATCGTGCTACACTTCCCCCTTGTCAACCGTACCTTCCGCACACACCTGGCCCCAG GTGTGGAGCGACAAACAGCTGAGGAGAAGGCCTTCGGGGACTTCGTCGTCAACGGGTCAGACACTCCCTATGGCATGATGAACTTCACCTATGAGCCTGAGGAGTTTGAGCGGCTGGTGGCTCTGAGTCGATACAATGTTCTGAACAACGCGGAGACC ttgTACCAGAGGTTCTTGGCAGTGCTGGCTGACCTCCAAGAG AAAAAAGGGAGATAA